Proteins encoded by one window of Anguilla rostrata isolate EN2019 chromosome 9, ASM1855537v3, whole genome shotgun sequence:
- the LOC135263752 gene encoding progesterone receptor-like isoform X1, translating into MDNNHQDKMESLYTPARASPTADAESIKRARNLIKTYSESFGSYVEGIVRDDSNNIQSLSSVPLLMRNFGNMDTVTCAPGSGSDSEIWKDFVVPGNSVGSRDTCGHVEISTKAENLSWAAAPLSREETLAKGTVTVPATVPKESFTATSNNSSASGISIKDEQQSLLKMEPQSSDFCPYTANIPNLNPSYLTNTASTKQLGYGEQPDTSAHSSPPAQKIVLDTARYSADLGSDNPLPQATNIKTDPCSSFSSFVGEGILTRASMEYSQQALQTLAVHKSEPFRLSASSAPADSPFWCQSTGPSEDHHLQIDYLSPAGLHNTCKYSSTNAYSSYLGWRWWSDPDSLFIGSVLPQRVCVICGDEASGCHYGVLTCGSCKVFFKRAVEGHHNYLCAGRNDCIVDKIRRKNCPACRLRKCYQAGMILGGRKLKKLGALKAAGLTQALVAHSLIPRRLSGDSQALMPLGCLPGVRELHLSPQIISVLESIEPEVVYSGYDNSQPDMPNMLLNSLNRLCERQLLRIVKWSKSLPGFRSLHINDQMALIQYSWMSLMVFSLGWRSFQNVTSEYLYFAPDLILNEEYMRRSPIFDLCMAMQFIPQEFANLQVTKEEFLCMKVLLLLNTVPLEGLKSQPQFDEMRQNYIHELTKAIHLRENGVVACSQRFYHLTKLMDHMHDIVKKLHLYCLSTFIQADAMRVEFPEMMSEVIASQLPRVLAGMVKPLLFHTK; encoded by the exons ATGGACAACAATCACCAAGACAAGATGGAAAGTCTATACACGCCAGCCAGAGCATCACCAACTGCTGATGCAGAATCGATTAAAAGAGCCAGGAATTTGATTAAAACATACTCGGAGTCTTTTGGGAGTTATGTGGAGGGGATAGTTCGAGACGACTCGAATAACATACAATCTTTGAGCAGCGTCCCTCTCTTGATGCGTAATTTTGGAAACATGGACACCGTAACCTGCGCACCTGGCTCGGGTAGTGACAGTGAGATTTGGAAAGACTTTGTTGTTCCCGGGAACTCTGTGGGAAGCAGAGACACCTGTGGTCATGTTGAAATATCCACCAAAGCCGAAAATTTGTCTTGGGCTGCCGCGCCCTTAAGTAGAGAAGAAACCCTCGCGAAAGGAACTGTTACGGTCCCAGCGACTGTGCCTAAAGAAAGTTTTACCGCAACATCaaacaattcttcagccagtgGAATCTCTATTAAAGATGAACAACAATCTTTGCTCAAAATGGAACCACAGTCTTCTGACTTCTGTCCTTATACAGCAAATATACCGAATTTGAATCCATCTTATCTGACCAATACTGCGAGTACGAAACAACTTGGATATGGCGAACAGCCGGACACTTCAGCGCACTCCTCTCCACCTGCTCAGAAGATTGTTTTAGATACTGCTCGATACTCGGCCGATTTAGGTTCGGATAACCCTTTACCGCAAGCGACAAATATCAAAACAGATCCTTGTAGTAGTTTCTCTTCTTTCGTTGGAGAAGGGATCCTTACTAGGGCATCTATGGAGTACTCACAGCAAGCGCTCCAGACATTGGCGGTGCACAAGAGTGAACCGTTCAGGTTGTCTGCTTCGAGCGCGCCCGCGGATTCTCCGTTTTGGTGCCAATCCACAGGTCCTTCTGAGGATCATCATCTACAGATTGACTATCTATCTCCCGCTGGACTCCacaacacatgcaaatacagttCCACGAACGCGTACAGCTCCTATTTAGG ATGGAGATGGTGGAGTGACCCTGACTCTCTATTCATTGGCAGTGTGCTGCCCCAGAGGGTGTGCGTCATCTGTGGGGATGAAGCATCAGGCTGTCACTATGGTGTCCTCACCTGTGGCAGCTGTAAGGTGTTCTTTAAGAGGGCAGTGGAAG GCCATCATAACTACTTGTGTGCTGGAAGGAATGACTGCATCGTGGACAAGATCCGTAGGAAAAACTGTCCTGCTTGTCGCCTCAGAAAGTGCTACCAGGCGGGAATGATACTGGGAG GTCGGAAGCTGAAGAAGTTGGGGGCTCTGAAGGCAGCAGGGCTGACCCAGGCCCTGGTGGCCCACTCACTGATTCCTCGGAGGCTCTCTGGTGACAGCCAGGCCCTGATGCCCCTGGGCTGCCTTCCTGGGGTCCGGGAGCTGCACCTTTCCCCCCAGATCATCAGCGTGCTGGAGAGCATTGAGCCTGAGGTGGTGTACTCTGGTTATGACAACTCCCAGCCTGACATGCCCAATATGCTGCTCAACAGCCTCAACCGCTTATGTGAGAGGCAGTTGCTGAGGATTGTCAAGTGGTCCAAGTCTTTACCag gTTTTCGCAGTTTACACATCAATGACCAAATGGCTCTGATCCAGTACTCCTGGATGAGCTTAATGGTATTTTCTTTGGGTTGGCGGTCTTTCCAAAATGTCACCAGTGAATACCTGTACTTTGCACCTGACCTCATTCTCAACGA AGAGTATATGAGGAGGTCTCCAATATTTGACCTGTGCATGGCCATGCAATTCATCCCTCAAGAGTTTGCCAATCTCCAGGTGACCAAGGAGGAGTTTCTGTGCATGAAGGTCTTGCTGTTGCTCAACACAG TGCCTCTGGAGGGGTTGAAGAGCCAGCCACAGTTTGATGAGATGAGGCAGAATTACATCCATGAACTCACCAAGGCCATTCACCTGCGAGAGAATGGTGTGGTCGCCTGCTCCCAGCGTTTCTACCACCTGACCAAGCTGATGGACCACATGCATGAC ATTGTGAAGAAGCTCCACCTGTACTGCCTGAGCACTTTCATTCAGGCAGATGCCATGCGGGTAGAGTTCCCCGAGATGATGTCAGAAGTCATCGCCTCCCAGCTGCCTCGGGTCCTTGCTGGAATGGTGAAACCCCTTCTTTTTCACACCAAATGA
- the LOC135263752 gene encoding progesterone receptor-like isoform X2 has product MDNNHQDKMESLYTPARASPTADAESIKRARNLIKTYSESFGSYVEGIVRDDSNNIQSLSSVPLLMRNFGNMDTVTCAPGSGSDSEIWKDFVVPGNSVGSRDTCGHVEISTKAENLSWAAAPLSREETLAKGTVTVPATVPKESFTATSNNSSASGISIKDEQQSLLKMEPQSSDFCPYTANIPNLNPSYLTNTASTKQLGYGEQPDTSAHSSPPAQKIVLDTARYSADLGSDNPLPQATNIKTDPCSSFSSFVGEGILTRASMEYSQQALQTLAVHKSEPFRLSASSAPADSPFWCQSTGPSEDHHLQIDYLSPAGLHNTCKYSSTNAYSSYLGVLPQRVCVICGDEASGCHYGVLTCGSCKVFFKRAVEGHHNYLCAGRNDCIVDKIRRKNCPACRLRKCYQAGMILGGRKLKKLGALKAAGLTQALVAHSLIPRRLSGDSQALMPLGCLPGVRELHLSPQIISVLESIEPEVVYSGYDNSQPDMPNMLLNSLNRLCERQLLRIVKWSKSLPGFRSLHINDQMALIQYSWMSLMVFSLGWRSFQNVTSEYLYFAPDLILNEEYMRRSPIFDLCMAMQFIPQEFANLQVTKEEFLCMKVLLLLNTVPLEGLKSQPQFDEMRQNYIHELTKAIHLRENGVVACSQRFYHLTKLMDHMHDIVKKLHLYCLSTFIQADAMRVEFPEMMSEVIASQLPRVLAGMVKPLLFHTK; this is encoded by the exons ATGGACAACAATCACCAAGACAAGATGGAAAGTCTATACACGCCAGCCAGAGCATCACCAACTGCTGATGCAGAATCGATTAAAAGAGCCAGGAATTTGATTAAAACATACTCGGAGTCTTTTGGGAGTTATGTGGAGGGGATAGTTCGAGACGACTCGAATAACATACAATCTTTGAGCAGCGTCCCTCTCTTGATGCGTAATTTTGGAAACATGGACACCGTAACCTGCGCACCTGGCTCGGGTAGTGACAGTGAGATTTGGAAAGACTTTGTTGTTCCCGGGAACTCTGTGGGAAGCAGAGACACCTGTGGTCATGTTGAAATATCCACCAAAGCCGAAAATTTGTCTTGGGCTGCCGCGCCCTTAAGTAGAGAAGAAACCCTCGCGAAAGGAACTGTTACGGTCCCAGCGACTGTGCCTAAAGAAAGTTTTACCGCAACATCaaacaattcttcagccagtgGAATCTCTATTAAAGATGAACAACAATCTTTGCTCAAAATGGAACCACAGTCTTCTGACTTCTGTCCTTATACAGCAAATATACCGAATTTGAATCCATCTTATCTGACCAATACTGCGAGTACGAAACAACTTGGATATGGCGAACAGCCGGACACTTCAGCGCACTCCTCTCCACCTGCTCAGAAGATTGTTTTAGATACTGCTCGATACTCGGCCGATTTAGGTTCGGATAACCCTTTACCGCAAGCGACAAATATCAAAACAGATCCTTGTAGTAGTTTCTCTTCTTTCGTTGGAGAAGGGATCCTTACTAGGGCATCTATGGAGTACTCACAGCAAGCGCTCCAGACATTGGCGGTGCACAAGAGTGAACCGTTCAGGTTGTCTGCTTCGAGCGCGCCCGCGGATTCTCCGTTTTGGTGCCAATCCACAGGTCCTTCTGAGGATCATCATCTACAGATTGACTATCTATCTCCCGCTGGACTCCacaacacatgcaaatacagttCCACGAACGCGTACAGCTCCTATTTAGG TGTGCTGCCCCAGAGGGTGTGCGTCATCTGTGGGGATGAAGCATCAGGCTGTCACTATGGTGTCCTCACCTGTGGCAGCTGTAAGGTGTTCTTTAAGAGGGCAGTGGAAG GCCATCATAACTACTTGTGTGCTGGAAGGAATGACTGCATCGTGGACAAGATCCGTAGGAAAAACTGTCCTGCTTGTCGCCTCAGAAAGTGCTACCAGGCGGGAATGATACTGGGAG GTCGGAAGCTGAAGAAGTTGGGGGCTCTGAAGGCAGCAGGGCTGACCCAGGCCCTGGTGGCCCACTCACTGATTCCTCGGAGGCTCTCTGGTGACAGCCAGGCCCTGATGCCCCTGGGCTGCCTTCCTGGGGTCCGGGAGCTGCACCTTTCCCCCCAGATCATCAGCGTGCTGGAGAGCATTGAGCCTGAGGTGGTGTACTCTGGTTATGACAACTCCCAGCCTGACATGCCCAATATGCTGCTCAACAGCCTCAACCGCTTATGTGAGAGGCAGTTGCTGAGGATTGTCAAGTGGTCCAAGTCTTTACCag gTTTTCGCAGTTTACACATCAATGACCAAATGGCTCTGATCCAGTACTCCTGGATGAGCTTAATGGTATTTTCTTTGGGTTGGCGGTCTTTCCAAAATGTCACCAGTGAATACCTGTACTTTGCACCTGACCTCATTCTCAACGA AGAGTATATGAGGAGGTCTCCAATATTTGACCTGTGCATGGCCATGCAATTCATCCCTCAAGAGTTTGCCAATCTCCAGGTGACCAAGGAGGAGTTTCTGTGCATGAAGGTCTTGCTGTTGCTCAACACAG TGCCTCTGGAGGGGTTGAAGAGCCAGCCACAGTTTGATGAGATGAGGCAGAATTACATCCATGAACTCACCAAGGCCATTCACCTGCGAGAGAATGGTGTGGTCGCCTGCTCCCAGCGTTTCTACCACCTGACCAAGCTGATGGACCACATGCATGAC ATTGTGAAGAAGCTCCACCTGTACTGCCTGAGCACTTTCATTCAGGCAGATGCCATGCGGGTAGAGTTCCCCGAGATGATGTCAGAAGTCATCGCCTCCCAGCTGCCTCGGGTCCTTGCTGGAATGGTGAAACCCCTTCTTTTTCACACCAAATGA